The sequence AATAAACGCCAAGACATTCTCTGCGAAATCTTACCTctattttcatgtttcaaaTGAGCTCCGACTAATGAcagattttgtattttctgctCTAAACGCTGACACAGTTGCTGCGATTCCGAGGCCATCGACGAAGCTGTTGACTTTCTCCCAATGTTGCTACCACTCGACCGATGGTTATACGTTGATGATAGCAATGTCGGTTGTGGTTTTGATGAACCGttaactgaaaatatatatatatacatgatataTGAAAGCATTTTTCAAGATACATGTTCAAAAACTGGAAATCATACCGGGGCGGTTAAGTATTACTCAGAAAAAGAGTTAAGATTAGTTTATTATCAGTGTTCTAACTgtagtcaaatcttaaccctGAACTTGGTGTCGGGGTCAGTTGGTTATAAACTTAACCACCAGACCATTGTTTCGACTAGTATCCTAACATTCATCTCCAGGAATTTCGCAAGAAATAGCTCAAGGAAAACTTTCGGATTCATTCTCCCTCTCCATATTGCAGGATTtaaccatatgaaatattctttgGCCAAGTGGCAAAAATCTGATCAGCACAGGTGAATGCGGTATCTTTAACTTACATGCCGTTGATGTAAGTGGTTCTCGCGGTGAAAGTAGATCACTGACTGGCGATAAACGCCCAGTAGTTTCATCCTTTACAGGACTCTGTACCGAATTCATCTCGAGATAGAGATCCAACTTTTGCGGTGCCGAATGTCGCTGGCAATCAGTTTCAAACTGGACCGTTTTTGGACTTCGAGATGGTggtctaaaaataaaaaaattgtattatctcGATGAACAAAAATACATCTGAATACGAGAAAGAATTCTTGCACTGGTTTCAGATCATTGACAAAACTGCTTACCGTTCCTGAGTGTCAATATTGTTGTTATTTGTCTGGGCGAGATTTGTACTTTGGCTTATGAGGGCTCGCATTTCATGCAGTAAACTTTTCAGCTCTTGTCCAGCGCCATCGACAGGCACGACGTTATCCTAGAAAATTCATGCAAAGATCTGTTTATTACGACGCAAGCGGAAAAGTTAAGCTTTAATCGCAGAGGAAGAATTTGATACAACGTACCCGTACCATGACTTTGCTATCACTTGTTGATGGAGGTACAATAGATGTGTGAGCATTGAACAGTTGAGGACATTGAGAACTAATCATGGGTGGCAATTCTCGGTTTAAAGATCCGGTTCTTAGTACTTCCTgtaaaataatgattaatacACAATTTAAAAGAATGATCTTTCAAAgatatgaattcaattttttctcaTCGGATGAGCGACAGACAAACCTTCAATTCTAACTGATGTTTCAATTTCAGACGCGCGATATCTTGTTCTAACGCTTCTATTTGACTTTGTGCCGCTGCGTTCTTCAATGTAGCCTGAAGAAGTTTCATGAGTATAGTCTTCAGTAACAACTTTGACTCGCTAAGAAAAACTTAAACTTTAGGCTACCTAAAAATTACCTTTTCATAAGAGGATGCAGTTTTCGACGTGTCCTCTCGGATATCTTTGTATTTTGTTATGTACATTTCCAGTTCTTTTGTTAGCTTCTCGTTCTGAGCACCGGTTGTTGTTACGAGGGATgctaatttctcattttcttcCTCGTGGACAGTTTTTTCCTATGCAAATGTAAATAGAACAAATTTAGGCATGGTAAAAGAAGTGTGATTCATTCTCGGTCTGAAAAATATACTATACTAATTACCTTTTTCAAAGATTCTATGCATTCTTCCAGCCAGTATATTTTGCTATGCAGTGAGTCCAATTGACCACGTTTTGCTGTAACTTCTTTCTGCATTTTTCCAGCTGCCTTCATCGCTATAATTACAAAGAGAAACAATACTAAATTCAAGCTTAATATATGAACAACAACAGGGCCTGCTATCATAGTTTTCGGTAAAAGTTTGAATTCAGAGTTGAAATATAGGAAATAAACtaattcttaatcttttcGAGTCAAACCTAAGCCACAACTGAAGAATGGTACATGTTCTTTCATATAAACACCTACCTTTTCCTCCAAATCcttcttttctttttaaagCTTTCTTAGCAAGTTGAAGGTCCTTTTCAGTGGCTACAATATTCATAGATAACCATGTTAAGTAATTCAACACAAATCGGGAGGTGATCTGCTCGGATTGGAAATAGATCCTATCATTCCTACCTTCTAACTTTGTGACAAGTTTCTTCACTTGTTTCTGCATGTCACCTTCGGTTCCATCGAGCACCTTTTTCAACGCGTCGAGTTCGTCCTTCAGGAAGGCGACTTCATATCGACTCTCTTTCAACTCGAGGAACAGACCTTCTTTATCAGCTTTGATTTCTTCAGCCTCTTTAACCTTCATCTGaggaaatagaaaaatgattttctattcagcAACAAGCAAATCCGTAAATCCTTGATTATCTCATCATCAAgataattacagtaatatcaTCTTTCATTTTTGCCGAATCTGCTTCCAGTTCTTTCAGACGTTTTTCGCGAATTTTCAACTTTCTCAACACGCTGTCTCGTCCGACTTTCAGCTCTTCGATTTCGGCGATCTTTTCGTTGATCATATCGCCGAGTTTTTCGTGTTCGTCTTTCATCACGTGCTCGTGGCGAGATTTGATTTCGAGCGCGCTCGTCACTTCCTGAGACTTTTTCAGCAGCGTTTCCAGATCGTGCTTCTTTTCATGAACGTCGGCGCGAATGTCTTTCAGCTAtgaaaaatcacaaatttcagAATTAGGAATTCCTAGGACCTAATGCCCTACAAATTAAGGCGTTAATCAGCCAGCTGGTGCAGTGAGACTAATCTGACTGTATCATAGGCAGTGAATGCTATATTTTGGCCCTACCAAGAGTTAAATCAAGATTGTTAGATTCTTTAGCAAATTTTCCACCATCGTTTAACTTCAAAACCCAGCCTTGAAATTCATTAACAGGCTGTTCTTAGTTAGACAAGAGCAAATAATAACAACGCTAAATTCTAACCGACATACCTCACTCGTTAAAACTGCAATTTCGGCATTTTTCTCATCCAACATACTGTAATAGTAATCACGTTCGCTTGTAAGTCTTTGACAGTCCCCGACGCGATCTTGAAGCAGAGCCGATAAGTGATCTTTCTCGGCTACGGTCGCCGTAAACTGAGCGTTGACGTCTTCGGATTTTTCTTCGCTTTCGCTGATTCTAGAACGTAGACCCGTTATTTCCGTGCGCAATATTTCAAGCTCGACGTTCGCCGCATTTTTCTTCTCAGTCATCGACATGAGCTCGTCCTGCAACACCGACATCTGATCCAGCGCACGCCCTCTTTCAGTCTTTTCCATAGTTGCCATCTTGAAAATATCAGTCAAAGAATGACAAAACTAAACCTAAATCGGTCAATAACACATTTTGCTCCTGAACTAGCAAATAAACCAAAGgttcaaaacttttttttgtgaaCATACCAAAgcatatcaaattcaattaattagaCTTCAGACTTCagtttttttagattttttaatagAATCAAGTTTCATATAAAATCCCTCCAATACAGTACCTGctctttcaaattcaaaagcgATTCATTTCGCAACGCTTCGATCGCCGACTGCAGCTGGATGACGGTAAGTTCTTTTTCCTCGAAGGCGTCCTCTAGTTGGCGTTTTTTGTCAAGCAGTTGTTCCTCGCGATTTTGCACCTTCTTCAAATGGTCCTTTTCGACGTCGAGTTCATTTTGCAATCGTCCCAACATGTCCTTAAATTCAACACAGAAATCAAAGCCACATAAATAAACACGCAAAAAAAATTTCCTCCAAAAATTAGATTAACAGTTAGATTTTCTatgatggtgatgaaataatactTATATAGTGCCAATTTAAGTATTCAAAGGTGCTTAAAAGTAACCAGGTATTTTTTGGagtcttttgaatttttccaaATCCGGTTCCTGATGAATGTTTTTGCGTAGAAcattccaaatgaacaagaaatGTGAAAGACCGTCTGCCAGAGGCTAGATACCAGCAGTAGAATGAAAGCAATTGTATGAAAACACACCTCGTATTGCTTTGTCTTCTCATGAAGTGTCCTCAATTCGACTTTAAGATCATCTCGATCAGTTTTTGTGGCCAGTAACTCCTTCTGCGTATCGTCTAAAGTCGACTCCAATCCACATTTCTATTCatgataaaacaaatttttaatggACTTTTTCAGCTTTGAATTTCAATCATTGTTAGATGTCTCAGCTTTTACAAACCTTGTGTTGCCAGTGTTCTTTATCGGTACCAAAATCTTTCTTGATTTGATTCAACTTCGTTTCCAAATCTCTGATGTGGTCGTCCTTCATTTTCAGCTGGTTTCGACTTTGAGTTCTGGAAATAACAACCGATGGCACACGTTTTTACGATAAGCAATTTAAACCAACCCCAACTACGATTGACGATGGCTCCAAGTGCTGTTATTTGGATACTTCTAGAACTAGCCAGACTAGTAACGACTTAATCAATAATActattcaaaataaatatttgaataataaatCTCTTAAGATGGGTAGAAGCATTCGAAATTTCTATATCCATATTTCATCACTTACTGTAAAACATCAAGCTGTTCCTGAAGTGATAGGGCTTGTTTGCGAGCGTTCAATGACCGTTCAGCGGTCGCTGAAATCTGTTTTTCGTGCTCTTCAGCGATGTGCGTCAGCTTCTCTTGATTTTCTTTCGCGGTCGTCTTTCGGAATTCGTGAAAATCATCTGTCAGACTTCTCAGCTCATTTTCCAACTGATATGAAATACACAAACATCATACACATGAATAACAATATCGAAATGGAATCATGCTTTCTTAAGTCTGGATCGGGTTGATCAAGATTTTGACCTGAATGACACACTTCTTAAATATACAGAAAATACTAATTTTCATCCAAGGTTCacataatttcatttatccCCTGATCTGGGTTTTACCTAATAATTGGATCATCCAAATAAAGGATTATTACTTAGGTTACTCAAGAAcctcaactgaaaatgaacttattgcGCGATTCTAGTGGTACTGAGGGTCTAGAATTCTAATTTCATCTAACGTTTAAGCTTATAGCTTAAAATTCAAGATAGAAGGAAAATAACCTAATCTAGAGACAATCTCTTCTACCATCGAACGAACAACTGCGAATCGAATGCAAATTACGTAcgtgtttgattttattcttTCCGTAATCATTTTCGACTTCGTAATCTTGTAAACACCGTTCGAGCGTGTGAACGAGCATGGTCGGGTTCTGGTTTTGAAGCGGCTCCATATCGAAATACGCTTTTCCGCGTTTCGCTTCCATCGTCGCGAGTAACATTTTCAACTGTTTGACCGCGGCGTCCATCACGTACTGACTTTGCTGATAACCGTCTAAATTCGAGGTCGCTTTCGAGAGTCTCTGAATTGAAGGACGGGAGAAAATTGCACTCGAAACactataaaaatcattgacATTACTAATGTAGGAGCCAACCTGTTCAGTTTCGCGGATATAAAAGTTAAACCCGGATccatctgctaagaatccaatcaattaacacagccAAATACATAAGACATAGATGGAACCTGTCTATCTATCtcaacaaatattcttgacttaaagttttttttaaataaaaaattccTCGACctttttcaacaaaagaaaattctcTGACTATTCCCGATTCCCAGGCAAGTGGTCGCCCtgtcaaattgattttttttggcATGACCTTGTCTGTGGAGCCAATTCTAATAAGAAGGAAACTTCAAGGCAGGTAGAGACACAGAGTAGAAGAAATAATCTATTTCTAGCACGCATGCGAAAAACAAGCGATTTCTAACATCGttgatgttatttttcaatcacGAAAGACGGCTTTTTTTATGAGGGTCTATTTTAGTGAGCATCACAGGCACAATGTTGGCAGGATGGTCGGTAACAGCGATTTTATAGAATAGAAATCAGTATGCTTACGTCTTCCAAGTCACGATTCGTCTCTTGAAGCTGAGTAACATTGACTTGTAGTTTACTAATCAAAGTCTCCTGTCCATTCACTTCCTTCTCTCTATTTAAGtatattttaaagaaaaaatatacgCATACattaaaaatacatgtattatatcACGTAAACTGTCTCCGTTAAAACACATGTAGAAGTCAAACCTTAGATCCATAATTGATTGTCGACTTGCCGCCGCATCTTGTAGCTTCGTTTTTAACTCATCAATCAATGAAAGATAATGTCTTTTAGAATGGTCGGCTTGATCTTTCAGCTGAAAATAGAGTAATACAAGATTTATGAACCGACAAATGAGAACAGGCAATATCAGGCAAGTTTGCTTAAAAGCAgcgaatttttttaaaattccatTCAGGCTCTTTTTGTACCTCAGTAATTCTTGTTTTCAGTAGGTTTATTTCGGTTTCGCTATCGGTCAATTTCTTCTCCAACATCCACCTAACAAAAACcataaatatacaatttacACAACTGAATACATGTAATACATTTACATCTTGTACTGACTGTAAATAGTATCAATCCGGATTGGATTAAAAACCCAATCAGACTTAAGTAGGTTTGGCCGTATATAAGCAGGGTTGCCACTTTTATTTAACTTGCTTTCCCCCCAACTTTTCCCCGACATGTTCATTGTGTCCACGACTTGATCtact is a genomic window of Tubulanus polymorphus chromosome 5, tnTubPoly1.2, whole genome shotgun sequence containing:
- the LOC141906107 gene encoding coiled-coil domain-containing protein 158-like isoform X2: MSGVVKGDSRTPATAITTTSQQTQNEKLPLSSLPPLPKSPPRKMSKSGLTSKDFADQIRQLELVGNQLRNSTLHIETEEGRGDNDCSDSRKNEAEQKFHQRNTSVDAEHVVETNRPLRTRAASLSSLPSSVDVQAPVIPDFRGELSLSRRNEFVQGDNGVISSNGISASSFHLPSRYSLPATFSVGQSLPSSNVATSNLSQNDNPDYLNKWMLEKKLTDSETEINLLKTRITELKDQADHSKRHYLSLIDELKTKLQDAAASRQSIMDLREKEVNGQETLISKLQVNVTQLQETNRDLEDRLSKATSNLDGYQQSQYVMDAAVKQLKMLLATMEAKRGKAYFDMEPLQNQNPTMLVHTLERCLQDYEVENDYGKNKIKHLENELRSLTDDFHEFRKTTAKENQEKLTHIAEEHEKQISATAERSLNARKQALSLQEQLDVLQTQSRNQLKMKDDHIRDLETKLNQIKKDFGTDKEHWQHKKCGLESTLDDTQKELLATKTDRDDLKVELRTLHEKTKQYEDMLGRLQNELDVEKDHLKKVQNREEQLLDKKRQLEDAFEEKELTVIQLQSAIEALRNESLLNLKEQMATMEKTERGRALDQMSVLQDELMSMTEKKNAANVELEILRTEITGLRSRISESEEKSEDVNAQFTATVAEKDHLSALLQDRVGDCQRLTSERDYYYSMLDEKNAEIAVLTSELKDIRADVHEKKHDLETLLKKSQEVTSALEIKSRHEHVMKDEHEKLGDMINEKIAEIEELKVGRDSVLRKLKIREKRLKELEADSAKMKDDITMKVKEAEEIKADKEGLFLELKESRYEVAFLKDELDALKKVLDGTEGDMQKQVKKLVTKLEATEKDLQLAKKALKRKEGFGGKAMKAAGKMQKEVTAKRGQLDSLHSKIYWLEECIESLKKEKTVHEEENEKLASLVTTTGAQNEKLTKELEMYITKYKDIREDTSKTASSYEKATLKNAAAQSQIEALEQDIARLKLKHQLELKEVLRTGSLNRELPPMISSQCPQLFNAHTSIVPPSTSDSKVMDNVVPVDGAGQELKSLLHEMRALISQSTNLAQTNNNNIDTQERPPSRSPKTVQFETDCQRHSAPQKLDLYLEMNSVQSPVKDETTGRLSPVSDLLSPREPLTSTAFNGSSKPQPTLLSSTYNHRSSGSNIGRKSTASSMASESQQLCQRLEQKIQNLSLVGAHLKHENREMAQLMKDQDKKLRKVREAERAVLKSKS
- the LOC141906107 gene encoding coiled-coil domain-containing protein 158-like isoform X1, translating into MSGVVKGDSRTPATAITTTSQQTQNEKLPLSSLPPLPKSPPRKMSKSGLTSKDFADQIRQLELVGNQLRNSTLHIETEEGRGDNDCSDSRKNEAEQKFHQRNTSVDAEHVVETNRPLRTRAASLSSLPSSVDVQAPVIPDFRGELSLSRRNEFVQGDNGVISSNGISASSFHLPSRYSLPATFSVGQSLPSSNVATSNLSQNDNPDYLNKWMLEKKLTDSETEINLLKTRITELKDQADHSKRHYLSLIDELKTKLQDAAASRQSIMDLREKEVNGQETLISKLQVNVTQLQETNRDLEDRLSKATSNLDGYQQSQYVMDAAVKQLKMLLATMEAKRGKAYFDMEPLQNQNPTMLVHTLERCLQDYEVENDYGKNKIKHLENELRSLTDDFHEFRKTTAKENQEKLTHIAEEHEKQISATAERSLNARKQALSLQEQLDVLQTQSRNQLKMKDDHIRDLETKLNQIKKDFGTDKEHWQHKKCGLESTLDDTQKELLATKTDRDDLKVELRTLHEKTKQYEDMLGRLQNELDVEKDHLKKVQNREEQLLDKKRQLEDAFEEKELTVIQLQSAIEALRNESLLNLKEQMATMEKTERGRALDQMSVLQDELMSMTEKKNAANVELEILRTEITGLRSRISESEEKSEDVNAQFTATVAEKDHLSALLQDRVGDCQRLTSERDYYYSMLDEKNAEIAVLTSELKDIRADVHEKKHDLETLLKKSQEVTSALEIKSRHEHVMKDEHEKLGDMINEKIAEIEELKVGRDSVLRKLKIREKRLKELEADSAKMKDDITMKVKEAEEIKADKEGLFLELKESRYEVAFLKDELDALKKVLDGTEGDMQKQVKKLVTKLEATEKDLQLAKKALKRKEGFGGKAMKAAGKMQKEVTAKRGQLDSLHSKIYWLEECIESLKKEKTVHEEENEKLASLVTTTGAQNEKLTKELEMYITKYKDIREDTSKTASSYEKATLKNAAAQSQIEALEQDIARLKLKHQLELKEVLRTGSLNRELPPMISSQCPQLFNAHTSIVPPSTSDSKVMVRDNVVPVDGAGQELKSLLHEMRALISQSTNLAQTNNNNIDTQERPPSRSPKTVQFETDCQRHSAPQKLDLYLEMNSVQSPVKDETTGRLSPVSDLLSPREPLTSTAFNGSSKPQPTLLSSTYNHRSSGSNIGRKSTASSMASESQQLCQRLEQKIQNLSLVGAHLKHENREMAQLMKDQDKKLRKVREAERAVLKSKS
- the LOC141906107 gene encoding coiled-coil domain-containing protein 158-like isoform X3 — protein: MSGCISCIFGGLPGPRELKYSRRTGFYWVPLRCTGSNHAALVSPAIKITSSQQQQQQQRQTGRLSDDDDVETNRPLRTRAASLSSLPSSVDVQAPVIPDFRGELSLSRRNEFVQGDNGVISSNGISASSFHLPSRYSLPATFSVGQSLPSSNVATSNLSQNDNPDYLNKWMLEKKLTDSETEINLLKTRITELKDQADHSKRHYLSLIDELKTKLQDAAASRQSIMDLREKEVNGQETLISKLQVNVTQLQETNRDLEDRLSKATSNLDGYQQSQYVMDAAVKQLKMLLATMEAKRGKAYFDMEPLQNQNPTMLVHTLERCLQDYEVENDYGKNKIKHLENELRSLTDDFHEFRKTTAKENQEKLTHIAEEHEKQISATAERSLNARKQALSLQEQLDVLQTQSRNQLKMKDDHIRDLETKLNQIKKDFGTDKEHWQHKKCGLESTLDDTQKELLATKTDRDDLKVELRTLHEKTKQYEDMLGRLQNELDVEKDHLKKVQNREEQLLDKKRQLEDAFEEKELTVIQLQSAIEALRNESLLNLKEQMATMEKTERGRALDQMSVLQDELMSMTEKKNAANVELEILRTEITGLRSRISESEEKSEDVNAQFTATVAEKDHLSALLQDRVGDCQRLTSERDYYYSMLDEKNAEIAVLTSELKDIRADVHEKKHDLETLLKKSQEVTSALEIKSRHEHVMKDEHEKLGDMINEKIAEIEELKVGRDSVLRKLKIREKRLKELEADSAKMKDDITMKVKEAEEIKADKEGLFLELKESRYEVAFLKDELDALKKVLDGTEGDMQKQVKKLVTKLEATEKDLQLAKKALKRKEGFGGKAMKAAGKMQKEVTAKRGQLDSLHSKIYWLEECIESLKKEKTVHEEENEKLASLVTTTGAQNEKLTKELEMYITKYKDIREDTSKTASSYEKATLKNAAAQSQIEALEQDIARLKLKHQLELKEVLRTGSLNRELPPMISSQCPQLFNAHTSIVPPSTSDSKVMVRDNVVPVDGAGQELKSLLHEMRALISQSTNLAQTNNNNIDTQERPPSRSPKTVQFETDCQRHSAPQKLDLYLEMNSVQSPVKDETTGRLSPVSDLLSPREPLTSTAFNGSSKPQPTLLSSTYNHRSSGSNIGRKSTASSMASESQQLCQRLEQKIQNLSLVGAHLKHENREMAQLMKDQDKKLRKVREAERAVLKSKS